GACCTGCCGGGCCAGCTCGGTCTTGCCCGTCCCCGGCTCGCCCTTCACCAGCAGCGGACGCTGCAAGGTGATCGCGGCATTGACCGCGACCGTCAGGTCATCGGTCGCGACGTAGTCTTCCGTGCCTTCGAAACGCATGTCGGTCCCCGTGCCGTTCGGTGCGCGCGCGACCCTATCAGCGGGGCGATGGGGCGCAACCGACCGGACCCGCGAAGGACGTGACAAGGCACGTGACGTGATGTAAGCGCCGTCCCACAGACCCCGGCCCGCCATCCAAGACGGACTGAAACCTGCAACGGGCCGGTGTGAGGGAGCCACCGAATGAAAGCCGAGACCTTTCTTCCGAACGACTACTCGCCCGCCGAGGACGAGCCTTTCATGAACGAGCGCCAGACGGAATATTTCCGCCGCAAGCTGCAAGCCTGGAAGGCGGATCTGCTGGACGAGACCGAGCGCACCATCAGCGGCCTGCAAGGCGCGGCGCGCAACATCCCCGACATCGCCGATCGCGCCAGCGAGGAGACGGACCGCGCACTCGAGCTGCGCACCCGCGACCGCCAGCGCAAGCTGATCGCCAAGATCGATTCGGCCATGCGCCGCATCGACGAGGGCGAGTACGGCTATTGCGAGGTGACCGGTGATCCGATCTCGCTCAAGCGGCTGGACGCGCGTCCCATCGCGACCATGTCGCTCGAAGCGCAGGAGCGGCACGAGCGGCGCGAGAAGGTGCATCGCGACGACTGACGCGATGCGCGGATGCACGATGTGGTCGGTCGTCCCGCGGTGACGGCCGACGTCACGATCCTCGGCGCGGGCATCGCCGGGCTGGCCGCAGCGATCGCCTGCGCGCGTCGCGGACTTGCCGTCGAGGTGATCGAACAGGCCCCGGCCCTGCGGGAGGTGGGGGCGGGCCTGCAGATCGCCCCCAACGGGGCCCGCGTGCTGGACGCGCTGGGCGTCGACATCCCCCATATCGAATCCCGGACTGTCGCACTGGTTGACGGCCCCACGGGGCAGCCGGTCCTGCGGATGCCGCTGGCGGCACCCTTCCGGCTGGTGCATCGCGCCGACCTGATCGCGGGCCTTGCGTCTGTGGCCGAGAATGCGGGCGTCGCACTCCATTTGGGGCAACAGGTCCGGCGCGTGACCGAGGCGGGGCTGGAGACGGCGGGCGGGCTCCGGCCCTACGGGCGCCTGATCGGGGCCGATGGCGTGCGCGGCGCGTCCCGCGCCTTCGTGGCGCCGGACCATGCCGCCGGGCAGGGGCGGCGCTTCACGGGGCAGGTCGCGTGGCGCGCGACGGTGCCGGTGACCGATTGGCCGCACGAGACGCGAGTCCAGATGGGGCCGGGGCGGCACCTCGTCCTCTATCCCCTGCGGGACGGCCGCCTTCTCAACATCGTGGGCGTCGAGGAGCGGGCCGACTGGACGCCCGAGGGCTGGGACATCGACGACGATCCCGACCATCTGCGCGCGGCCTTCGCGGGGTACGCGGCACCGGTTCGCGCCCTGCTCGATCGGGTCGAGGTGGTGAAGCTCTGGGGTCTGATGGATCACGGTGCGACGCCGCGCTGGACCCGGGGACGCGTTACGCTGATCGGTGACGCGGCGCACCCGACGCTGCCGTTTCTCGCCCAAGGCGCGAACCTCGCGCTGGAGGATGCCTGGACGCTCGCCGCCACGCTGGACGATCCCGCAGGGTGGGAGGCCTCGCGCCGCCCTCGCGTCGAGCGCGCGCTGGCCGCAGCGCGCGGGAACGCCACGAACTACCACCTGAGCGGGATGCGACGGATCGTCGGGCATGGCGTGCTGCGCGCGCTCGACCGGGTCACACCGGGCGCGATGGCGCGACGGTATGACTGGCTCTACGGGCATGACGTGACGAAGGGGTAGGTTGCGCGTTCGTGGGTTCTTGGCGGGACCCCGTATTCCGGTCTGGCCAGACGGGACCCGCCGCCGAGCCGCGTGTGCGCTGACGATGCCGCTTAGAACCGCAGATTTCTGCGGCGCAGAATTCGCGGGTCTTGGGTTCTCGGGGAGACACCCGACAGGTTCGGCTTCGCCGAAACGCGAGGGGATGGTGCTGTGAGAGAGGATCGAACTCTCGACTCAGCGTCCC
This portion of the uncultured Jannaschia sp. genome encodes:
- the dksA gene encoding RNA polymerase-binding protein DksA, which gives rise to MKAETFLPNDYSPAEDEPFMNERQTEYFRRKLQAWKADLLDETERTISGLQGAARNIPDIADRASEETDRALELRTRDRQRKLIAKIDSAMRRIDEGEYGYCEVTGDPISLKRLDARPIATMSLEAQERHERREKVHRDD
- a CDS encoding FAD-dependent monooxygenase, encoding MTADVTILGAGIAGLAAAIACARRGLAVEVIEQAPALREVGAGLQIAPNGARVLDALGVDIPHIESRTVALVDGPTGQPVLRMPLAAPFRLVHRADLIAGLASVAENAGVALHLGQQVRRVTEAGLETAGGLRPYGRLIGADGVRGASRAFVAPDHAAGQGRRFTGQVAWRATVPVTDWPHETRVQMGPGRHLVLYPLRDGRLLNIVGVEERADWTPEGWDIDDDPDHLRAAFAGYAAPVRALLDRVEVVKLWGLMDHGATPRWTRGRVTLIGDAAHPTLPFLAQGANLALEDAWTLAATLDDPAGWEASRRPRVERALAAARGNATNYHLSGMRRIVGHGVLRALDRVTPGAMARRYDWLYGHDVTKG